In a genomic window of Oceanispirochaeta sp.:
- a CDS encoding DUF5684 domain-containing protein, protein MSEYFNPLLVVWWILVAAVLIVANWKIFVKAGKPGWAILIPIYNIIVMLQIVDKPIWWLVMLFIPIANIVFGIMIIYNFVLKFGQPGWHVILALFIGIVYYPYIAFSKASYQG, encoded by the coding sequence ATGTCTGAATATTTTAATCCTTTGCTCGTCGTCTGGTGGATTCTTGTTGCAGCGGTATTGATTGTTGCTAACTGGAAGATCTTTGTAAAAGCGGGAAAACCCGGTTGGGCTATTCTTATTCCCATTTATAACATCATTGTCATGTTGCAGATTGTTGATAAACCGATATGGTGGCTTGTCATGCTCTTTATCCCGATTGCTAATATTGTTTTCGGTATCATGATTATTTATAACTTCGTTCTGAAGTTTGGTCAGCCGGGCTGGCATGTCATACTGGCACTCTTCATCGGTATTGTGTATTACCCCTATATTGCATTTTCAAAAGCATCTTACCAAGGTTAA